One Actinomycetota bacterium DNA window includes the following coding sequences:
- a CDS encoding radical SAM protein translates to MSSDNGGPPGDLFLGLREGFFLKQLEEPCVYNVESDDLYELSPEAMEVLVRCDGTHTIKELRPEEAFLSYCLEEGVLETLATPRERAVNIGLNETPSLRYLMLEVTDRCNLRCRHCYLGDAGAADMAWETARRLLDDFEDIGGLRLMVTGGEPLLYPHLDMLDRELAGRSFRGVLITNGTLVEDLDLQRLNFKEIQFSVDGLEEGHDHLRGKGGYGKVMEAVRRAMDAGVDVSVATVIHSHNLHELEGLGETLYTMGVSSWTLEYPVEWGRMRDNREFMPPLEEAAPLFELEWGWGAHEGAPGYACGAHLANVEPGGRLVKCGYYREASGGYVGAAGGLRRAWLELPKMPMVGACAACEMLEECGGGCRFRAELMAGAEGPDPLMCARMGRPLGG, encoded by the coding sequence GTGAGCTCGGATAACGGCGGACCCCCCGGCGATCTCTTCCTCGGGCTGAGGGAAGGGTTCTTCCTCAAGCAGCTGGAGGAGCCCTGTGTCTACAACGTGGAGTCAGACGACCTCTACGAGCTATCCCCGGAAGCCATGGAGGTCCTTGTGCGCTGCGACGGCACGCACACAATAAAGGAGCTGAGACCCGAGGAGGCGTTCCTCTCCTACTGCCTGGAGGAAGGCGTGCTCGAAACCCTGGCCACACCGCGCGAGCGGGCCGTTAATATTGGCCTCAACGAGACGCCCTCCCTGCGCTACCTCATGCTCGAGGTGACCGACCGCTGCAATCTGCGCTGCCGCCACTGCTACCTGGGAGACGCGGGCGCGGCGGATATGGCATGGGAGACGGCGCGGCGCCTCCTCGACGACTTCGAGGATATCGGGGGGCTGCGCCTTATGGTTACGGGGGGAGAACCCCTGCTCTATCCCCACCTGGACATGCTCGACCGGGAGCTGGCGGGGAGGTCCTTTCGCGGCGTGCTCATCACCAACGGCACCCTCGTGGAGGACCTGGACCTGCAGAGGCTCAATTTCAAGGAGATACAGTTCTCCGTGGACGGCCTGGAGGAGGGGCACGATCACCTGCGAGGGAAGGGCGGTTACGGCAAAGTCATGGAAGCGGTGCGCCGCGCCATGGACGCTGGAGTAGACGTCTCCGTGGCCACGGTCATCCACTCCCACAACCTGCACGAACTGGAGGGCCTGGGGGAGACGCTCTACACCATGGGCGTATCGTCCTGGACCCTGGAGTACCCGGTGGAGTGGGGGCGCATGCGGGACAACCGCGAGTTCATGCCGCCGCTGGAGGAAGCAGCGCCCCTCTTCGAGCTGGAGTGGGGATGGGGCGCGCACGAGGGCGCCCCGGGGTATGCATGCGGGGCCCACCTGGCGAACGTGGAACCCGGGGGCCGCCTGGTGAAATGCGGCTACTACCGCGAGGCGAGCGGAGGTTATGTGGGCGCGGCGGGAGGCCTGCGCCGTGCCTGGCTGGAGCTGCCCAAGATGCCCATGGTGGGGGCTTGCGCGGCCTGTGAGATGCTGGAGGAATGCGGCGGCGGGTGCCGCTTCAGGGCCGAGCTGATGGCCGGCGCGGAGGGTCCCGACCCCCTGATGTGTGCCCGCATGGGACGCCCGCTCGGAGGTTGA
- a CDS encoding DUF5719 family protein, which yields MSSRRVSQVSHRGGGKRGYSAAVLFLCFLLALALLTPLLPPARAEASADEVEAAAEIARTLTSEEATVWYLAEGFTGGDFDTWVLVQNPGEEAADVTLNFQLPPGSKADPYSFNLPAGSRQSIRLDGLPGLSSTDVSTKVTATRPVVAERAMYFSYNGKAGGHDSIGVKYPASEWFLAEGYTGGDFDTWVLVQNPSAADTTVTLDFQLPPGASAPSYSFDLPAGTRKSINLDTLPGLSSTDVATKVSSPIGVVAERAMYFDYNGKPGGHDSAGVPKTSNNWYLAEGYTGGGFDTYVLVQNPGEESTRVTFTFQLPPGASAPPFSFDLPAGTRQSVMLDGLPGLASTDVSTTVAADKPVVAERAVYFDYFGKKDGHDCAGAIRPECDWYLAEGYTGGDFDTYVLVQNPGETDKQVTLHFQLPPGSSAAPYSFTLEAGTRRSIMLDGLPGLASTDVSTWVDADGPVVAERSEYFTYEGKSGGHCSTGALYEPPVIPATTKVLTQAEIDLLESVVQSGDKRIVTFDGSTSVIADLMAGDVILSDSPDAPDGFLYKIVGVDRGGGKTTLTVISAGLEEAIWQGNISLSGSQVAGVAAADAFNTASLVHFDKELSVSQQVGTGGNYVDLTGSVGIELDLDFTIDIDYTPPDLEWVKKYKWGVPYWVPKVTPPSVELKSVAFGASFTEEVAIDVTIHGDFSADEFVMTIPGTKIDLTRIKFMAGPVPVWLTPYIQLAVGVDGNIDMGITAGVTQTSTISAGCSWNSASGWSTDKDFDSTFTIRYPELAGPFTASDCTFSFGPQVGILLYDILGPYLNILAGERITGDPNTAHPGHPLLAMYAALDIDIGIKFGIEVGIYKWVWTYWLVNEKFRAIEWDMLLFKSVRIYSLSPPTGEVGTLVTINGTGFGNTRENGSYVSFGGKKPTEYVSWSDNQIKCRVPAGVSGTVKVKVTHIFHKWGPLEIKITSNGVDFTSSGGGGGGPGTWDAQSSGTTEYLNGVSAYDASHVWAVGSNGTVRFFNGTSWGNQASGTTMPLYDVYAAAANRVWAVGYNGTIRYYNGTSWGNQASGTANDLNSVYAADASHVWAVGSNGTVRFFNGTSWGNQASGTANDLYSVMGTDASHVWAVGANDTMIFYDGSSWSPVAGAPSDDLGDIWVADEGNIWVVGVNLYYYDGSTWDTHFSGLSEGLVSTAALSDSQAWVGAWYGTIRFWDGSDWIVQDVADSGVDIMDIDILDPTHMWAVGSSGTILFNGGT from the coding sequence ATGTCTTCACGGCGGGTCTCACAGGTTTCACACCGCGGCGGTGGTAAGCGCGGCTATTCCGCCGCCGTTCTTTTCTTATGCTTCCTTCTGGCCCTGGCTCTCCTCACGCCCCTGCTCCCTCCCGCCCGGGCGGAAGCCTCCGCGGACGAGGTTGAGGCGGCAGCCGAGATCGCCAGGACGCTGACCAGCGAGGAGGCCACCGTCTGGTACCTGGCCGAGGGCTTTACCGGCGGGGACTTCGACACCTGGGTGCTGGTGCAGAATCCGGGGGAGGAGGCCGCCGACGTCACCCTCAACTTCCAGCTCCCACCGGGCAGCAAGGCCGATCCCTACTCCTTCAACCTCCCCGCCGGGTCCAGGCAGTCCATCAGGCTGGACGGGCTCCCGGGCCTCTCCTCCACCGACGTCTCCACCAAGGTCACGGCCACCAGGCCGGTGGTGGCGGAGCGGGCCATGTACTTCAGTTACAACGGCAAGGCGGGCGGTCACGATTCCATAGGGGTGAAATACCCCGCCAGCGAATGGTTCCTGGCCGAGGGCTACACCGGCGGAGACTTCGACACCTGGGTGCTGGTACAGAACCCGAGTGCCGCAGATACCACAGTCACCCTCGATTTCCAGCTCCCGCCCGGCGCCTCCGCGCCCTCCTACTCCTTCGACCTCCCGGCCGGCACCAGGAAGTCCATCAACCTGGACACCCTGCCCGGCCTCTCCTCAACCGACGTGGCCACCAAGGTCTCCAGCCCCATCGGCGTGGTGGCGGAGCGGGCCATGTACTTCGATTACAACGGCAAGCCCGGGGGACACGACTCGGCCGGCGTCCCCAAGACCTCGAACAACTGGTACCTGGCCGAGGGCTATACCGGCGGCGGGTTCGACACCTACGTGCTGGTGCAGAACCCCGGGGAGGAAAGCACCCGCGTCACTTTCACTTTCCAGCTCCCGCCGGGTGCCTCCGCGCCTCCCTTCTCCTTCGACCTGCCCGCGGGGACCAGGCAGTCGGTCATGCTGGACGGCCTGCCCGGCCTTGCCTCAACCGACGTCTCCACCACGGTCGCGGCGGACAAGCCGGTGGTGGCGGAGCGTGCCGTCTACTTCGACTACTTTGGCAAGAAGGACGGCCACGACTGCGCCGGAGCCATCCGGCCCGAGTGCGACTGGTACCTGGCCGAGGGCTACACGGGCGGGGATTTCGACACCTATGTCCTGGTGCAGAACCCGGGGGAGACCGACAAGCAGGTGACCCTGCACTTCCAGCTTCCCCCCGGTTCCTCCGCCGCCCCCTATTCCTTCACCCTCGAGGCCGGTACCAGGAGGTCCATCATGCTGGACGGCCTGCCCGGCCTCGCCAGCACCGACGTCTCCACCTGGGTGGACGCCGATGGCCCGGTGGTGGCGGAGAGGTCGGAGTATTTCACCTACGAGGGGAAGAGCGGCGGCCACTGTTCCACCGGCGCCCTCTACGAGCCCCCGGTCATCCCCGCAACCACCAAGGTGCTGACCCAGGCCGAGATCGACCTCCTGGAGAGCGTGGTGCAGTCGGGGGACAAGAGGATCGTCACCTTCGATGGCAGCACCTCGGTCATAGCAGACCTCATGGCGGGCGACGTCATCCTCAGCGATTCCCCGGACGCTCCGGACGGTTTCCTCTACAAGATCGTCGGCGTGGACCGTGGGGGCGGCAAGACTACCCTCACCGTCATCTCGGCCGGCCTGGAGGAAGCCATCTGGCAGGGTAATATCTCTCTTTCCGGGAGCCAGGTGGCCGGGGTCGCGGCGGCCGATGCCTTCAACACCGCCTCCCTGGTCCACTTCGACAAGGAGCTGAGCGTCTCGCAGCAGGTAGGGACCGGGGGCAACTACGTGGACCTCACCGGCTCAGTGGGCATCGAGCTGGACCTCGATTTCACCATCGACATCGATTACACGCCGCCGGACCTGGAATGGGTCAAGAAATACAAATGGGGAGTGCCTTACTGGGTGCCGAAAGTCACACCGCCCTCGGTGGAGCTGAAGAGCGTGGCCTTCGGGGCTTCCTTCACCGAGGAAGTGGCCATAGACGTCACCATCCACGGCGACTTCAGCGCCGACGAATTCGTGATGACCATTCCGGGCACTAAAATAGACCTGACACGGATCAAGTTCATGGCGGGTCCGGTCCCGGTATGGCTGACCCCGTATATCCAGCTGGCCGTGGGGGTGGACGGAAATATAGACATGGGGATCACCGCGGGGGTGACCCAGACCTCCACCATCTCTGCCGGCTGTTCCTGGAACAGCGCCTCTGGCTGGTCGACCGACAAGGACTTCGACAGCACTTTCACCATCAGGTATCCAGAGCTGGCGGGTCCCTTCACCGCCTCGGACTGTACTTTCTCCTTCGGTCCTCAGGTGGGGATACTTCTCTACGATATCCTGGGCCCCTACCTGAATATCCTGGCGGGGGAGAGGATAACCGGTGATCCCAACACGGCCCACCCCGGTCACCCGCTGCTGGCCATGTATGCCGCGCTGGATATCGACATCGGGATCAAGTTCGGCATCGAGGTCGGTATCTACAAGTGGGTCTGGACCTACTGGCTGGTGAACGAGAAGTTCCGCGCCATCGAATGGGATATGCTGCTCTTCAAGTCGGTGCGGATATACAGCCTGTCACCACCGACGGGAGAAGTGGGCACGCTGGTGACCATAAACGGCACCGGCTTCGGCAACACGAGGGAGAACGGCTCTTATGTCTCTTTCGGGGGCAAGAAGCCGACCGAATATGTCTCCTGGTCAGATAACCAGATCAAGTGCCGGGTGCCGGCGGGCGTCTCCGGCACGGTCAAGGTCAAGGTGACCCACATCTTCCACAAATGGGGACCGCTCGAGATCAAGATCACCTCCAACGGTGTGGATTTCACCTCGTCGGGCGGAGGGGGCGGAGGCCCCGGCACCTGGGACGCCCAGTCCTCCGGGACCACTGAATATCTCAATGGTGTGTCCGCGTACGACGCCAGCCACGTATGGGCGGTGGGGTCGAACGGGACCGTCCGCTTCTTCAACGGCACCTCCTGGGGCAACCAGGCCAGCGGCACTACCATGCCGCTATACGACGTCTACGCCGCGGCCGCCAACCGCGTGTGGGCCGTCGGGTATAATGGGACCATCCGCTATTACAACGGCACCTCCTGGGGCAACCAGGCCAGCGGCACCGCCAACGATCTCAACAGCGTCTATGCCGCGGACGCCAGCCACGTATGGGCGGTGGGGTCGAACGGGACCGTCCGCTTCTTCAACGGCACCTCCTGGGGCAACCAGGCCAGCGGCACCGCCAACGATCTCTACAGCGTCATGGGCACAGATGCCAGCCACGTGTGGGCGGTTGGCGCCAACGACACCATGATCTTCTATGACGGAAGCAGTTGGAGCCCGGTGGCAGGAGCACCCAGCGACGATCTGGGCGATATATGGGTCGCGGACGAAGGCAATATATGGGTAGTGGGAGTGAACCTTTACTACTATGACGGCTCTACATGGGATACGCATTTTTCCGGCCTCTCGGAGGGCCTGGTCAGTACCGCCGCCCTCTCCGACAGCCAGGCCTGGGTGGGTGCATGGTACGGGACTATCCGCTTCTGGGACGGCTCCGACTGGATAGTCCAGGACGTGGCCGACTCCGGCGTGGACATCATGGACATCGATATACTCGACCCCACCCACATGTGGGCTGTGGGGTCGAGCGGGACAATACTCTTCAACGGCGGCACCTGA
- a CDS encoding CocE/NonD family hydrolase — MLRHHPYKIIACIVVFLMLVMGFGTIIAPAAEETPSRAGAELQSGGTPQAVPSRVERIDETWTMRDGVKLPVSVFYPGGEAAEGSAAAAYPVIIFIHPWDCEKTFFEGAASEYAARGYVCVTFTVRGWFGAEGQIGCMDPANEVRDISDIITLVSEDGRFPVLWDDKGPVVGSMGYSMGACLSYLIAPRKDPRPGDPGDPRLRAVVPMHGGTDLVYSILPNGGAKALWGVLLTAGSYIGNISGLLLSTINLLLRQDLNAWQKLTGLFGQLGKLTSPFNNVDNTLAWIVGAALERRVDDIEKGRQYLRERSTRYWCDAEYDGVIEHPVTVPMLMVAGWNDDIFYANEALKHFSTSMAAPARVIVTNHGHLGGIGPNFSIPLPGNAEYDWVNGQIAAWFDHYLKGEENGADEAPRVSFYRGPGDYGAADSFPLPGTSAKSLYLDASATGSKLSSGAPASPATAADLLINFGITGSISLPYYQDVTEMLGGEAMQIPIRLKMLTIPLTERSYLSDPLNEDLTIMGAPLLEVFYQSSAPFTQLIPWIYEVAPDGTETLVSRGYYEGYDPGTWTTLNTAEEPVEMQACYHRFAAGSRIKLEISTADLLSCLPHFGLSFIQLFRGHGVASRLILPAVP, encoded by the coding sequence ATGTTGCGTCACCATCCTTATAAGATCATCGCCTGTATCGTCGTCTTTCTTATGCTGGTCATGGGGTTCGGTACCATCATCGCCCCTGCCGCCGAGGAGACGCCATCCCGGGCCGGCGCGGAACTGCAGTCGGGAGGAACGCCCCAGGCCGTACCATCCCGGGTGGAAAGAATAGACGAGACCTGGACTATGCGGGACGGTGTCAAGCTGCCAGTGTCGGTATTCTACCCCGGCGGCGAGGCCGCCGAGGGGTCCGCGGCGGCCGCATATCCCGTGATCATCTTCATCCACCCCTGGGACTGCGAGAAGACCTTTTTCGAGGGAGCGGCGAGCGAGTACGCCGCCCGGGGCTACGTATGCGTCACCTTCACGGTGCGGGGATGGTTCGGCGCGGAGGGCCAGATAGGTTGCATGGATCCCGCGAACGAAGTACGCGACATCAGCGATATCATAACCCTGGTCTCGGAAGACGGGCGTTTCCCGGTGCTCTGGGACGACAAGGGGCCGGTGGTCGGCTCTATGGGTTATTCCATGGGCGCATGCCTCTCCTACCTTATCGCCCCCCGCAAGGACCCCCGGCCGGGAGACCCGGGCGACCCCAGGTTGCGCGCCGTTGTCCCCATGCATGGCGGTACGGACCTCGTCTACTCCATCCTGCCCAATGGCGGCGCCAAGGCCTTGTGGGGAGTGCTCCTTACGGCCGGCTCCTACATCGGCAACATCTCGGGCCTCTTGCTGAGCACCATCAACCTGTTACTGCGCCAGGACCTCAACGCGTGGCAGAAACTGACCGGCCTCTTCGGACAGCTGGGGAAGTTGACCTCTCCTTTCAACAACGTCGACAACACACTCGCCTGGATCGTCGGGGCGGCCCTGGAACGCAGGGTCGATGACATCGAGAAAGGCCGGCAATACCTGCGGGAGCGCTCCACCCGTTACTGGTGCGACGCGGAGTACGACGGCGTTATCGAACACCCGGTCACGGTCCCCATGCTCATGGTGGCGGGGTGGAACGACGACATCTTCTATGCCAACGAGGCCCTCAAGCACTTCTCCACCAGCATGGCCGCCCCGGCGCGCGTGATCGTTACCAACCATGGGCACCTGGGGGGCATTGGGCCCAACTTCTCCATCCCCCTCCCGGGCAACGCCGAATACGACTGGGTGAACGGCCAGATCGCGGCGTGGTTCGACCACTACCTCAAGGGCGAGGAAAACGGGGCGGACGAGGCTCCGCGCGTCTCCTTCTACCGCGGCCCCGGCGACTACGGCGCGGCCGACTCCTTCCCCCTGCCCGGCACCAGCGCCAAGTCCCTGTATCTCGACGCTTCCGCCACAGGGAGCAAGCTCTCTTCGGGCGCCCCGGCGAGCCCCGCAACCGCGGCCGACCTGCTGATCAACTTCGGGATCACCGGCTCCATCTCCCTCCCCTACTACCAGGACGTGACGGAGATGCTCGGGGGCGAGGCCATGCAGATACCCATCAGGCTGAAGATGCTCACCATCCCCCTGACGGAGCGCAGCTACCTCTCCGACCCGCTCAATGAAGACCTGACCATCATGGGCGCTCCCCTGCTGGAGGTCTTCTACCAGTCCTCGGCCCCCTTCACGCAGCTCATCCCCTGGATCTACGAGGTGGCGCCGGACGGCACGGAGACCCTGGTCAGCCGGGGGTATTACGAGGGTTACGACCCTGGGACCTGGACCACCCTGAACACGGCGGAGGAACCGGTGGAGATGCAGGCCTGCTACCACCGCTTCGCCGCGGGCAGCAGGATAAAGCTGGAGATATCCACGGCGGACCTTCTCTCCTGCCTGCCGCATTTCGGGCTCTCCTTCATCCAGCTCTTCCGCGGCCATGGGGTGGCTTCCCGTCTCATCCTGCCCGCCGTACCATGA